Proteins encoded together in one Rhipicephalus sanguineus isolate Rsan-2018 chromosome 9, BIME_Rsan_1.4, whole genome shotgun sequence window:
- the LOC125759889 gene encoding putative nuclease HARBI1: protein MSGKGLYAFNTTITCDADLWMSVHVSWGHVMTSGYGGGALSVSTWKQNFGLLGDSSYTLEPWFLTPVPGRPARGTPDDHYNKAHTAMRNVVEWCIAVSLCTAAQASLLLVQLCTTLRWRHMSLFSKETMTTPTMLTAASSS from the exons atgtcggggaagggactctacgcattcaacaccacgatc acatgtgatgccgacctctggatgtcagtccatgtttcctggggtcatgtcatgactagtgggtatggcgggggagccctctccgtcagcacctggaagcaaaacttcggcttgcttg gagactccagctatacattagaaccgtggttcctgacaccagtgcccggacgaccagctcgtggcacccctgatgaccactacaacaaggcccacaccgccatgcgcaatgttgtggagtggtgcatcgctgtaagcttgtgcacagctgctcaagcatcattgctgcttgtgcagctctgcacgacattgcgttggcggcacatgagcctgttctcgaaggaaacgatgacgacaccgacgatgctgactgctgccagcagcagctga